CGGTCACTCGGCGGCGCGGCGCTCCCCGCCCTTGATCAGGCCGACATGCGCCATGGCCTCGCGCACCTTGGCCTTGCTCGCCTCCTGAATTTCGCAAAGCGGCAGCCGAAGCTCCGCCGTGCAAAGCCCGAGAAGGCTCGCGGCGTACTTGACCGGTCCCGGGCTCGCCTCGATGAATAGCGCCTGATGGAGCGGCGTGAGCTTCTCGTTGATCGTCCTCGCCTTGGAGACATCGGACTTCTGCCAGGCAACATGCATCTCCGAACAGAGCTTCGGCGCCACATTCGCGGTAACCGAAATGCAGCCGTGCCCGCTTTGCGCGAGGAATGCGAGTGACGTGCCGTCCTCACCCGACAAGAGCGAGAATTTAGCGCCGATCGCAAGTTTCGTGCGCACTGGCCGCGCCAGATCGTTGGTTGCGTCCTTAACACCGACGACGCGCGGCAGTTCCGCAAGGCGCGCCATGGTCTCGATCGTCATGTCGATGACGCTGCGGGGCGGGATATTGTAAACGATGATCGGAAGCGCGCAGGAATCATGAATGGCCTTAAAGTGGCGATAGAGACCTTCCTGGGTCGGCTTGTTGTAGTAGGGGGTGACCACAAGCTGGGCATCCGCACCCGCCTTCTCGGCATGCTTCGCGAAATCGATCGCTTCCGCGGTACAGTTAGAGCCGGTACCCGCGACGACCGGGACACGCCCCTTGGCCGTCTCGATGCAAAGCTCGGTAACGCGCTTGTGCTCGGCGTGGCTCAAGGTCGGCGACTCGCCGGTCGTGCCGCAGGGCACCACGCCATGAACGCCTTCCTTGATCTGCCAGTCGACGAAGGATTGGAACGCCTTCTCATCCACCCGTCCATCGCGGAACGGGGTGATCAGCGCGGTCAAACATCCTTTGAACATGGCATTTATCCTCGTTACGGGAACTCTCCAATCAACCGACCTTAAACCGGGCCTGCAGCAGCGGCAAGTGTCGCAATGCCTGAATTTTAACGAAATTAACCAAGCGCAAACTTGGCGGCGACTAATCTTGCGCATAAAATTCGAGACGATCGGGGAAGCGCTGGGCCGCGTTGCGGCCCGCGCTGGGGAAGGATGGACGTGAGGGCAGGTTTACTCGCTTTCGGCGCAATGCTGGGGATTTTGGCCGCGGGGGCGGCCGCGGCCGATTCTTCCGGTCTTTCCACGGAGGATCGGGAAATCTACAAGGCTGCTTTTCATGCCGCCGACGTCAACCGTTGGACCGACGCGAAGAGCCTTGCAAGCCAAGCGAAGGACCCCATACTCGCCAAGGTCATCACTTGGCTCTATGTCATCCGCCCGACTTCGGATGCAAATTTCGACGAAATCGCCGGCTTCTGCGAGGATAACCCCGACTGGCCGAAGCCTGAGTTATTGCGCGAGCGCGGGGAGGCAGCACTCCCGGACGACATGGCGCAAAGCCGCGTGCGCGCTTATTTCGAGCGCAATACCCCTGTTTCGGCCACGGGTAAGGTCCGCTATGCCGAAGCCCTTATGGCGACAGATGAGGAAAAGGCGGGCGCCGACCTGTTGCGCAAGGCATGGATCGAAGGGAATTTCGGCGAGCGACAGGAGCAACTGGTGCTCGAAAAGCACCGGGACCTGATTCGATCCGCGGACAATAATGCAAGGCTGGATCGCCTTCTTTGGGACGGGCAGACACACGCGGCACGCGCGTTGATGCGCCACGTCGATTCGGCGCACGCGGCACTCGCGGATGCCCGCCTGCGCCTCCAGGGAATGGAGCTCGGCGTCGAGCGCGCCATCAGTCGAGTGCCAGGGGACCTTCAGGGCAATCCGGGGTTGCTTTTCGACCGTCTGCGCTGGCGTCAACACAAGGACATGGACGACGAAGCTGCGGCGATTCTCTTTCACCCGCCCGCGGATCTGGTGCGTCCCGAGCTCTGGTGGCAGGCGCGTGCCGTACAGGTGCACCGCGCGCTAGGCCAGGGCCGGGTCCGCGAAGCGCTTCGGTTGGCCGAAAACCACGGGCAGAAGCCCGGCACCACAAATTATGCGGACGCCGAATGGCTTGCGGGTTGGATTGAGCTGCGCCTGCTGCACGAACCGAAACAGGCCCTGAAGCACTTCGACGCAGTGGCGGACGCTGTGCGCTACCCGATCAGCCGCGCGCGCGCGGAATATTGGCAGGGGCGTGCCCAAGAGGATTTGGGGAAGAGCAAGGAAGCAAGCGACTCTTTTGCGGCGGCGGCCAATTTCAGTGCAACCTATTACGGACAGGTCGCCGCATTGCGAATCGACGCATCCGCACGCTTCGTCCTGCCACCCTCGCCCAAGCCGGCCGTTTTCCAGCGCGAGGTCTTCGAGAGCAAGGAACTCGTGCGCGTTGTTCGCGCCCTTGGCCAGGTCGGGGAGGAGGATCTCAAAGAAGTCTTCATCAAGCGCCTCGGCGGTCTTGCGACCACACCCGAAGAGGCCGTGCTGGTCGCGGATCTCGCGGTTTCGGAAATGAGGCCGGACCTCGCGGTGCGCCTTGCGCGCCAAACCTGGCACGGCGAGGTTCCGCTCACCGTCCACAGTTATCCCACAAGGACGCTGCCGCCTACCGTTTCGACGGAGGGTGCCCTCGTTCTCGCCGTGATCCGGCAGGAGAGTGCATTCGATCCGCGAGCCGTGAGCCGTGCCGGTGCGCTCGGTCTGATGCAGTTGATGCCGGCAACCGCTCGCAAGACCGCAAGCGGCCTCGGTCTCCGGTACGCATCGAACCGCCTCACCGACGACCCCGACTATAACGTGCAAGTGGGGAGTGCCTACCTCACCCAATTGCTCGATGATTTCGGCGGCAGCTACGCGTTGGCGCTCGCAGCATATAACGCTGGTCCCGCGCGCGTGCGCGAATGGATGCGAGACAATGGCGATCCTCGCTCGCCGCAGGTCGATATGATCGACTGGATCGAGATGATTCCATTCGACGAGACTCGGAATTATGTACAGCGCGTGCTCGAAGCGCTGAACATCTACCGTGAGCAGATCGGCGGCGTGCGCGTCGGTCTCGACGGCGAAAATTCAGGACAAAATGGCGCCAGCGAACCTTAGCGCCCCTCGGTGCTCGGCGGCGCGTTTATAATATCATTTGGCTCGTCTCCCACCTTGGGGTCACGAAAATTTGGATTTCCTTCTTTTATAAAACTTGCGACAACTTGCAGCCATGAAACGACTCGATGGTATCCGCGCTTGCGTTTTCGACGCATACGGCACGATTTTCAACTTCACGTCTGCGGCGGCGAAATGCCGCGATGATCTTGGCGACAAGGCAGGACCGCTTGCCACACTCTGGCGCGACAAGCAATTACAATACACATGGCTGCGCACGCTGATGGGGCGCCACGCCGACTTCTGGCAGGTGACGACAGACGGGCTCGATTTCGCTCTCGAAACCCTCGGGTTGAACGATCCCAACCTGCGCAACCGGCTGATGCAGTGCTATATGACGCTCGACTGCTTTCCGGAGGTGCCAGAACTCCTGAAGCGCCTCAGGGCGGCCGGATTGAAGACGGCGATCCTTTCGAATGGCACGCCCAATATGCTCGCCGCCGCCGTGAGCGCGGCCGGTCTCGGCGCGCATCTTGACGCGGTGATATCCGTTGAGGAGGTGGGCGTTTACAAGGTGCATCCGAAGGTCTATCAACGCGCCGTGGATCGATTGGGCGTGAAGCCTGCGGAGATTTCCTTCCAGTCCTCGAATGCGTGGGACGCACATGCGGCATCGGCCTTCGGCTTCAAGGTCGTGTGGTGCAACCGCTATGGCCAACGGGTAGAGCGGCTTCCGGGCAGCCCCAACTTCGAAGTGAAGAGCCTCGCGGAGCTGCCGGCGTTGCTCGGGCTCTGAGTCGAGGCGGTGTGCGATGCCGAATGGCTACCGCGAGGGACGCTATCGCAGCCAGGACGACATCGACCTCTACTTCCGCGATTACGGAGATCCGGGTTCAACGGAGCTTCCACTCCTATGTCTCACGGGTCTCACGCGTAATTCGCGGGATTTCGAGCGCTTGGCCCTGCACTACGCAGCCGAACGGCGTGTCATCTCGCCGGACTATCGCGGACGCGGGCGCTCGCAATACGATCCCAACTGGCGCAACTACCGGCCTGAAGTCTATCTCAACGATATCCGCCATCTTCTCGCCCTACTGGATGTGCACAAGACGGTCGTGATCGGCACCTCCCTCGGAGGGATTCTCGCGATGGCGCTCGGAGCGCTGCAGCCGGTTGCTATTGCGGCCGTCGTCCTCAACGATATCGGCCCGGAGGTGGCGTCTAAGGGGCTGGGGCGCATCCTCGATTACATCAGCGTCGATCGCCCCGAGCGCGACTGGCCGAGCGCCATCGAGAGCCTGAAAAGGCTTTTCCCCTCCCTTTCGGCCGCGACTCCAGAAGACTGGCAGCGCGTGGCGGAAGGCACCTTCCGCATGGGCGAAGACGGCTTGCTTCATTTCGACTGGGACGTGGCGCTCGTCAAACCGATCGCCGGAAGCAGCGATGCGCTGCCTGATCTCTGGCCTCTCTTCCGCGGTTTGCCGAAAGTGCCGGTGCTCGCCGTGCGCGGCGGTGTTTCGGATGTATTGACTGAGGCGACCTTCGAGCGCATGGCGGCGGCAAGGCCAGACTTGATGCGAGCGACCGTCCCGGCAGTCGGTCACGCGCCTTCGCTCGAAGAGCCGATTGCCTGCCAGGCGATCGACGCTCTACTGGGGAGACTGACAGCCTAATCCAAGGCGGCGCGCCACGCGTGCCCCGGCACGAGAAGTGCGAAGCCAGGCACCGGAATCGGACGGCCCCAAAAGTCGCGATCAGTCGGAGGACGCCGCGACCCCGTTGGTCGTTGCCTCGCTCGAAGACGAGCGTCGGTTAGCGGCCCAGCTCGTCAGCGATGATTGCGTGGTCGCCTCGGCGGCGTTGAGACGCTTGCACGTGCCCTCGAACTGAGCACCCGCCTCGATCGCAAGGCTGTCGTGCCAAATATCGCCCTGCACGCGCGAGGTGCGCGCCAGCACGATGGTCTTGGCCCGAATTTGGCCGACGACCGCGCCCGCGACCGTTACGGTGTCGGCCGTTATGGCGCCCTTCACCGACCCGCCCTCGCCGATCGTCAACCGCGTCGTCTTCACGTCGCCCTCGACATTTCCGTCGATCTGGATGTCCCCCTCGGAGACAAGGCCGCCATTGACGGTGAGATCGCTGCTTACAATCGAAGGCATGGCTGGTTTCCCGCTCGAAGTTTTCTCGCTGATGCGCGGAGATTCCGCTCCGGCACCCTTGGCGCTAGTCTTTGCTGTAAACATATTCGCCTGCCTCGATGAATTTGACTGGATTCTGGTGGCGGCCGTCGACGATGACTTCGTAGTGTAGGTGCGTGCCGGTGCTGCGTCCCGTGCTGCCGATCACGCCGATTTGCGTTCGCGCCGCCACCCTTTGACCGACATGCACGTTAACCGACTTCAAATGGGCGTAACGCGTTTTAATGCCCATTCCATGATCGATCTCGACCATTTTGCCAAAAAGACCTTGCCAGCCCGCGAATTCGACTTTCCCTGGCGCGGTCGAAAAGACGGCTGCGCCGGTATCGGCCCCAAGATCGACACCCTCGTGCATGGCGGTTCGTCCATTGAGCGGATCGATACGCGGCCCGAACTCGCTCGTGATGTGATAGTTGTCCACGGGCGAGGTCAACGGCAATCGCTCGAGCACACGGCGCAAGCCCTCTCGGCGCTGCTCCTGAATGTCGAGTGCGGAAACCATCCGGTCGAAGTCGCCGGACCGCACGCTGGCGCTGTCCGACGATGGCGGCTTGCCGACGTTATAGGCGATGAACGGACCGCCCACCCCACCCTTGCCCACACCACGTTCGGAGGCATCTCTGCGCGTTTCGGCGAGCAGCCTGTTCACATCGAGCCCAATCATGGCGATTATGCGCTCGACCTTGCCGCTCCTGCCTTCGGCGCGCTGACTCAAGCGCGCCATCAGAATCTGCTGATCGGACGAGAGTGTCGCGATCTGCTGCTGGAGGTCTGCGACCTGCCGCAACGCAGCATCGCTCTCGCTCTTCGATCGCTCTTCCGCCGCAGTGGCTGCTTTCAAGCGCAGATTGAGTGACGCCACAGCATCGTCGAGCTCGCCGTTCTTGTGTCTGATCTCGGCTAGTTCGGCGTCGATGGCACCGCGTTGGCGCGCCATCTCCGCCGTCGCGGCAATCGAGCGATCGCGTTCTACTTGCGACGCCTCCAAACGGCTAGCGAGTTCGGCCAAATTCCCCGTGAGATCGGCGTTATGCGCCTCGAGAGCGATAAGCGCCAATTGACTCTCGATGCGCATATCCCCAGTGATCATCGGTTCGCGCTGCTTGACCGGGCCGCGATCAAGCATATCGCGATACGCCAGCTGGACCTTTTCGTTGGCAACATCAAGTTCGGCGGCGATGCGGTCGTAAGCAGCTTGTACCTCGGCAAGTTTCCTGTGACTTGCCGCAAGGCGTGCATCATAGGAAAAATAAACATAGGTGGCGTGCAGCGACCAGCAGACGAGCGCCGTAAATAGCATGAAAAAGCCGGCTTGGCGCGATCGCGAGAGCGTCAGGTACCTGACCTGCCCGTTCTCGCGCAAGAATATTTGCCTCTCCTGAAATGCGGCGCCAAGAACCCGGCGCGCCGCACGATCGACTCCCAGAAAACCCATGCTCCGCCTCGCCTCCTGTCGGTGTCTCCGGCAAGCTTCGCGGATTCGCATGCTACTCGCGTACACTCGCGCATCCGCTGCGCCGGTAAATCCCACAGTCGTCGAAACGGCCGGATCGCCAAGCCAGACGCGTTCCACGTCCTCGCTCGGGCGCACAGATGAAGCCGGCCCCTCCGTACTCCTTCTCCGACACGATCAAACCATCGCGTTCGCGTCGGGGGAGCATGTCCTCCAGCGTCGACCGTAGCTTGCGCCCGGAAGCCATGCAAGCAATGATTCGTGACAACATTAGGACGAGTAATGTAGCGCCCAACTACTATAGAGATATATTATGTGCAGCCGCGACTGCGGCAATCCGAAGCTTGGCAGCTACATACGGTATTTTACCGGCAATCTCGGACAAAATTTACGGCGAGCAATCGGGTTTGCTTTTCTCAAGTCGTCTCCATTTATCATTTGCTAGCAATGAAACGCGCGACTCTCCTCTTTTTATCTTGCACGCTCACGGCGATCATCGGTTTGTCCTATTGGTCCTACGAAGGGCGGCTCAAAGCCGTACCCGATGCAGGCGTCAGCCAGATCGACAGCGTGTCCTTCAGCCCCTATCGGCGCGGGCAGAATCCTCTCGCACACATTACGCCCACGCTCACGGAGATTTCGCAGGACATCGAGGTGCTCGCGGGACGCGTCGGAACCGTTCGAACCTATACGAGTCTCGAAGGGCTCGAGATGGTCCCGCGATTTGCCCGTCCCCTCGGCTTGAAGGTTATGCAGGGCGCTTGGCTCGGTCGAGAGCCTGACGTGAACGAACGAGAAATTCGGAGCGTGATCGATCTTGCCAACCGTTATCCCGACGTCATCGACCGCGTCGTTGTCGGCAATGAGGTGCTTTTACGCAAGGATCTTACGGCAGAGCAACTCGCCGGCTACATCGAACGCGTAAGGGCGGCCGTAAAGCAGCCCGTGACCTACGCCGACGTATGGGAATTCTGGCTTAGGAATCCGCAGCTCGCTCCTCATGTCGATTTCATAACGATCCATATCCTCCCTTATTGGGAGGACGATCCTATCGCGATCGAACATGCTGTCGATCACGTCATGGCGATTTACGCACGCGTACGCGCTGCCTTTCCTGGAAAGCGCGTGATGATCGGCGAGGTCGGCTGGCCGAGCGAAGGGCGCATGCGCGATGGAGCGTTGCCAAGCCCCGCCAACCAAGCACGGCTCGTTCGCGGCTTTCTCAAGGCGGCCAACGGACAGGGCGTTGACTACAACATATTTGCCGCCTTCGACGAACCATGGAAGACGGCACTCGAAGGAACCGTGGGCGGACATTGGGGCATCTTCGACGCAGACAGAAATCCGAAATTCGCACTCGCGGGCCCCATTTCCGACGATCCGGCGTGGCGATGGCATTTTGCGCTGTCGGCACTTTTCGCGTCGATTGCGACCATTCTCCTCGGGCGAAGCCATGAGAGGCTGCGATTTGCCGGCCTGGTGATTGTCGCCAGTGCGGCGCAGGCGTTCGGCATCTTCCTCGTCCTCGACCTGCGGTACGCGGCTGCAACCTCGTACACACCCACAGGCTGGCTCCTCGCGATTGCGGGATTTGTCGCGAATCTCTTCCTCGCAGCACTTCTTCTGCGCGCACTTGCCGACTCACTTTCGGGGCGGCCCTGGCCAACAACGCCGCTGCCGACCGCGGAGGAGGCGCTTAACTTCCTGCGCGGGCGCCCGACCCGTGGACCCACACTCGGCGAACGGGCTCTCGGCATGCTTCAGTTCGGCTTCATTGTCGCGGCGGCAGTCATTGCGATCACACTCGTTGTCGATCCGCGCTATCGCGACTTCCCGAGCGAGGTGTTCCTCTTGCCGGCTGTCGGTTTCGCCGCACTTGCAATTTTCCGCGACAGACGGGCGCCACTGCATGCAAGCCTGCGCGAGGAATCCCTGCTCGTCGCCTTGCTTGTTTTTGGCGCCATCGGCGCGTTTCTTGCTGAGAGCCTCGCGAGCCTTGAACGAATCGGCTGGCACACGGCACTCGCCGGAGCCGGGCGCGCACTCGAGAATAGCGAGGCGCTTGGATGGAGTGCCACATTGCTCCTTCTGGCCTTGCCCTGGACGCTCAAGCTTGCGGCGCGCGGCGGTGCGGTCCCAGCGCCGGCCGTGGCCTGACGCTTGCAATCAGTCCGAATACGAGCGCCAGCGCTCCCATCCCGACATTGTAGTTGACGATGGCGACGACGGAGAGCGCTGCCGCGGCGATCGCCGGCACTCGACCTCCCCGAAAGAGGGCCACGAGGCCTGCAACAACGGCTGCGGCACCGAAGAGCAGATTATGCTGACCAGCCAGGATCGCGAAATGAATCGAACACCACCCGGGATGCGGCTTTACATTGCAGATGAGCGCTACATCGCTCGGTTCGACAAATCGCTCGCGGAGCCACCAGCTCCCGCCATAGGCGAGCGTCATCGCGGCGAGCCCAATCCAAAAGAAGCGCGAGGCGAGGAGTCGCATGCTTAGCATGCGTTCGGAAAGGATAGATGCATGCTCAACCATCCCTTCCGACTCGCGAGCGAAGCCCGCTTCCTTGCGTCACGCACGAATGCGCGCGCGCGCAAGCAATTTGAGTAAGGAAGGGTTCGATTCCAACCGATCATGACCTAATGAGGAGCCTCGATACGCTCCGGCTCCGGCACCTCGCCCGCGGGCATCTTCGCCGCTTCGTCCCGCTCGAACCCATAGGCCGCGCGCACGATATAAAGCGGCCGTCCCTTCACCTCGTTGAATACGCGGCCAATGTAGTCGCCGATGATGCCAAGTGTGAGGAGCTGCATGCCGCCAAGGAACAGGATTGTTACAATGATCGACTCATATCCGGGCACATCGATGCCGTAGATTGCCGTGCGCAACAGGCGAATTACGATGTAGACGAATGCCAGGAGCGATATCGCCGCACCGATCAAGCCCCAAACCTTGAGCGGAAAATTCGAGAAAGCCGTGAGACCGTCGAATGCAAACCGGAGCAGCTTGAAGAAGCCCCACTTGGTGTTACCCTTCTCCCGTTCTACGGGGTTGAACGTCACACCGGTTTGGCGGAACCCGACCCACGCGAATATGCCCTTCATGAAACGGGTGCGTTCCGGCATGCCATTGATCACGTCCACGACGCGCCGATCGAGGAGCCGGAAATCGCCCGCACCGGCTGGCAAGGGGACGTCGGAAAGCCGGTCGAAGATCCAATAGAACGCATGGGCGAAGAAGCGGGCAGGCCCGCTTTGGTATGCACGATTCGCCCGAAGGGCATAGACCACGTCGAAACCTTGGCGCCATTTTTCGATCATGTCGGGAATAAGTTCCGGCGGATGCTGGAGGTCCGCATCGATCGGAATCACGATGTCGCCGCGCGCGCGTGCCAATCCCGCCGAGAGCGCAGGTTCCTTGCCAAAGTTGCGTGAGAAATCGATGATCCGCACGCTGGAATGCTGCGCACGCGCCACGATCAGGCGCTCCAGACTGTTGTCTCGGCTGCCGTCGTTGATGCAGACGATTTCCCAGGGAAGACCAGTTCCATCGAGAACGGCAACGACCCGCGTGAAAAAAGAGTCGATATTGGCACCCTCATTGAAGATAGGCACCACGACCGAGAGGAGCGCAATCCTCCGGCCGCCAGAGGCGGGCCCGCCATTTGTCGAACTGGCGCGCAAGGACGCCATCAACCGCTCTCCCTTGTCTGCGTTACCGGGTCGGAGTTCGGCAGCGGCGCGCTTTCAGCTCGAATCCCGACGCGGTCGATTTTATATAGGATCGCATATTGCGTCCAAAAGGGTCATGGAATCGATGCCAGACAACGTTACCCCACACCGAAACGGCGATTCCTTGCCCGTTGGCATCGTCCTTTGCGCCGACGATTATGGGATCGCACCCGGCGTGGGGGAAGCGATTCGCCATCTTTTGAGCCTCGGCAGGATAAGCGCCACGAGCTGCATGACCGGAAGCGCCTTCTGGCCGGAGGAGGCGCGCGCGCTCAAGCCGTATGCCGAAAGGGCCGATATCGGCCTTCATATCACCTTGACCGATCAGGCCCCGCTCGCCGCTATGCCGCATCTAGCACCCCAAGGTCGCATGCCAAGCATCTTTCGGATGATTTTCCTCTCCCATGGGCGCTGGCTTGCACGCCCCTCGATTCGAAGCGAACTCAAGACCGAGATTGCACGCCAATTCGACCGCTTTCAGTCTGAATTCGGCCGCCCGCCCGCCTATCTCGACGGGCACCAGCACGTGCATCAGCTGCCCGTCGTGCGAGACCTCGTCATCGAGCTTTTTCGCGAGCGCCTCAGTCGTGACGGCGCTTACTTACGCTATTGCACCGAGCGCTTGGGTGCGATCCTCCGGCGGCGGTACTATGCGGGCGAGTCGCTCGGTATCGCGGTTCTCGGTCGTCGCTTTGCGCAGCGCGCCCGCAAAGCCGGCATCCCCGGAAACCGCCGATTCAGCGGCGTTCACGACTTTTCGGGCCGCATACCATATGGCGTTTTGTTCGAGAGCTTCGTCGCGAACGCGTCGGCGGGCACCCTTGTCATGTGCCATCCCGGGATCGCCGATGGTGCCCTCGCAGTCGCCGACCGTGTTACCTCTCGACGTCAGGAAGAATATCAGTATTTTCTAAGCAATGATTTCTTGGAATCACTAAAAAGACATAAGGTATCGATTTCTCGATTCGCAAATAAGTAGTATTGTGTGCAATCGTAGATCATGGCGATTGCCTTTCATTCCCACGGCCGTCAACAAACTCGCCGCTGACCACAGCGGACCGGAGAATATTCAGCGTCCGTTCATCTTATATCTGTTATGAGCCTCTGGATAGCGAGGCATGCAATCCCTTGAGAGGGCTTTGAACGGCTTGAAGCGGCATCGCCGTAGCGCTAACAAGTTAAGCACATCAACCACATAAACTAGGGTCGCGACCGCCTCCCAACCATGTCCCACCTCGAGAGCACCCTCGCCCGGGAAAAGACGATCGCGGCGCCCTGGACCCTGTTGGCGGTCCTTGGGGCAGCGCTGGTGCTTGCCCTACCCGCTCTCTGGAATGGCTATCCGCTCGTCTACTACGACAGCGTCGATTACGTGATCATGCCGTTCAGTTGGGACATGCCGATCTACCGCACCGGCGCCTATGGGGTATTCTCGTTGACGGCACGCCTTACCCACAGCCTGTGGGGCCCGGTCGTCGTCCAGTCCCTGATCGTCGCCTACGTATTGCACGAAGCCTTCCGGCTTTTCACACCCACCATCGCGAATCGGGCTCTCATCGTCGGCACCCTGCTACTTTCCGTCGTGAGCGGACTGCCCTGGGTCACCAGTGAAATCATGCCGGATGCATTTACCGGCGTGGTCGTTCTTGCAACGCTCGTGCTTGCCTTCCATGACGGTAGTCTCCCCCGGTACCGGAGCGCAGCACTGGTCGCGATCCTTGCCGTCGCTACGGCCGTGCATACCTCGCACTTTGCGATCCTGGGCGGCCTGATCGTCTGCCTTCACGCCGCCAAGTGGGCTGTGCGACTCGGCATTCCAGTTCTGTTGCCGAAGCTGCGGATGGTGCTCGTCGGCTTCGTCGTCGCATTGGGCGTCGCAACCGGTTCCAACTGGCTCATGACAGGGCGGCCCTTCCTGATGCAGCCGAGTGCGGTACTTACACTTGGCCTTCTCGTTCAGGACGGACTTGCAAAACAATATCTCGACGAAGTGTGCCGCAAGCCTGGGCCGGACAAGCCGCGCCTGTGCATGGCGCGCAATCGTTTGCCGGACAATGCCAATGCCTTCATTTGGCACGATCCCGACTTCTGGAAGCTTGGCGGCTGGTCGGGAATTGAGGGCGAGGCGCACCGCATCGTCGACGGTTGCCTGAGCAGGTATCCGTTCACCTATGCATGGACCTCCGTCAAGCTGATGTTCAGCCAGCTCGCCATGGTCGAGACGGGTGATGGGATGACACCCATGCAGCATTTCATCGGGCACGCGATCAGGGACTACTATCCGCGCGAGATGACCGCGTTCTCCAATGCCAGACAACAGGCGGATATCGATTTCAGCGCTGCAAACAGCGTTCAAGTGCCAGCGGAAATTGCGAGCTTCATCCTGTTGTTTCCGCTTATCTGGTTTGCGTGGCGTCAGCGCGATCGCTTGAGCCTTACGGTCGCGTCACTTGTGCTGCTCGCCCTTCTCGGCAACGCCTTCGTGTGCGGTGCGCTCTCGAATCCGAACGATCGCTACCAGAACCGCATTGTCTGGGTCGCCATATTGACACTGGGCGTAGGCGGCCTGCGCCTTAAAGAGGCCTCAGGCGACGGTAGTGCCAATCGCTCGCGATATGAAGTGGCTTCATGAGCACGCGCGTGCGCAAATATCTCGCGCCGGCCTTCGCGTGCATTGCCCTCCTGGCACTCGGGTTGCCCACCCGTGCCGCGGGGATCTCGGATGAGTGCAAGACACCTTCGCCTGCCCTCGATCTCGGCGCAACACTTCCCCACACGCTGACACGGCTCGTCAACGGACGTCCAGTCAAGATCGTTGCCTTCGGTTCCTCTTCCACGGCAGGTGCCGGGGCGAGCGATGCGGGGCATGCCTACCCCAGC
This portion of the Alphaproteobacteria bacterium genome encodes:
- a CDS encoding glycosyl hydrolase family 17 protein; protein product: MKRATLLFLSCTLTAIIGLSYWSYEGRLKAVPDAGVSQIDSVSFSPYRRGQNPLAHITPTLTEISQDIEVLAGRVGTVRTYTSLEGLEMVPRFARPLGLKVMQGAWLGREPDVNEREIRSVIDLANRYPDVIDRVVVGNEVLLRKDLTAEQLAGYIERVRAAVKQPVTYADVWEFWLRNPQLAPHVDFITIHILPYWEDDPIAIEHAVDHVMAIYARVRAAFPGKRVMIGEVGWPSEGRMRDGALPSPANQARLVRGFLKAANGQGVDYNIFAAFDEPWKTALEGTVGGHWGIFDADRNPKFALAGPISDDPAWRWHFALSALFASIATILLGRSHERLRFAGLVIVASAAQAFGIFLVLDLRYAAATSYTPTGWLLAIAGFVANLFLAALLLRALADSLSGRPWPTTPLPTAEEALNFLRGRPTRGPTLGERALGMLQFGFIVAAAVIAITLVVDPRYRDFPSEVFLLPAVGFAALAIFRDRRAPLHASLREESLLVALLVFGAIGAFLAESLASLERIGWHTALAGAGRALENSEALGWSATLLLLALPWTLKLAARGGAVPAPAVA
- a CDS encoding glycosyltransferase family 2 protein; this encodes MASLRASSTNGGPASGGRRIALLSVVVPIFNEGANIDSFFTRVVAVLDGTGLPWEIVCINDGSRDNSLERLIVARAQHSSVRIIDFSRNFGKEPALSAGLARARGDIVIPIDADLQHPPELIPDMIEKWRQGFDVVYALRANRAYQSGPARFFAHAFYWIFDRLSDVPLPAGAGDFRLLDRRVVDVINGMPERTRFMKGIFAWVGFRQTGVTFNPVEREKGNTKWGFFKLLRFAFDGLTAFSNFPLKVWGLIGAAISLLAFVYIVIRLLRTAIYGIDVPGYESIIVTILFLGGMQLLTLGIIGDYIGRVFNEVKGRPLYIVRAAYGFERDEAAKMPAGEVPEPERIEAPH
- a CDS encoding ChbG/HpnK family deacetylase translates to MPDNVTPHRNGDSLPVGIVLCADDYGIAPGVGEAIRHLLSLGRISATSCMTGSAFWPEEARALKPYAERADIGLHITLTDQAPLAAMPHLAPQGRMPSIFRMIFLSHGRWLARPSIRSELKTEIARQFDRFQSEFGRPPAYLDGHQHVHQLPVVRDLVIELFRERLSRDGAYLRYCTERLGAILRRRYYAGESLGIAVLGRRFAQRARKAGIPGNRRFSGVHDFSGRIPYGVLFESFVANASAGTLVMCHPGIADGALAVADRVTSRRQEEYQYFLSNDFLESLKRHKVSISRFANK